The segment CGGCCGCCTTCTTGAGCGTCTCGCCCGCGGCGTCGAAGCTTTGCTTGACGATGGCACCGGCCAGGTTCTTGGCCGCGTCGGTGGCCGTGTCCTTCATGGCATTGGCGGCCAGCTGGGTGAACTGCTGGCTCAGGGAGGACCACCACTGCATGGGGTCCACCGTGGGCAGGGCGGCCGCGGGCTCGGCTTCCTTCTTGGGCTTGCTGCTGCCGGCCTTGGGGGCGGGCTTGGTGGCCGCCGCCATGGCCGGCATCTCGGGCATGGCGGGCAGGCCCATGGGCATGGGCGGCACCTTGAGGGCCTGGCTCAGATCGCCCAGGGGCACGTTCATGGATTTGAGCGTGGACAGGGTCATGCGCTGCACCTCCAGGGCCTGGATGGTGGCGCCCAGCATGCGGGCGTTCTGCTCCAGCCAGAACTGCACGGTGCGCAGTTCCTCGATGCGCTTCTCCAGCTCCTCGGGGTTGAGCGTGGGTGCCACCCACTGGCCGATGCCCGGCAGAGCTGCGCCGGCGTTCTTCACCAGGCCTTGCAGAAAGTCGAAGCCGGGGACGAATTTGGTGAAGCTGTTGCTGCTGTCGGCCATGGGGTCTCCTGGGTCTTGTCGGGGCGGGCGGGAAGGTGCCGGCTCGATGGTAAGCCTAGGGCGCTTCAAATGTGAGTCGGCCCTTGCCCTGGCTGAACTGCATGCGCCCCAGCAGGTCCATGCCCAGCAGGGGCGAGCGCAGCTCGGGCAGCACGGTCACCGGCAGTCGCTCGGCGCGCACGCCGCCTTCCAGCGTGATGTCGGCACGGCTGCGCCAGCCCTGCACCACGCCGCCGGCGGTGTGCGAGCGCACCTCGCCCTCTGGCTGCAGGCCGGCCTGGCGGGCCAGGGCCTCGGGCAGGGCCGTGCCGCTGGCGCCGGTGTCCACCAGGAAGTCGGCCTCCACGCCATTGATGCGGCCGCGCCAGTGGAAGTGGCCATCCGGTGCGCGCAGCAGCACGATGCGCCCGGCCTGCAGCTCGATGCGCGCCTGCTGCTGCTGATGCTCCCAGCCCTTGAAGCCCAGAAACACCAGCAGGGTCACGCCCAGCCAGACGGTGGCGATCTTCAGGCTGTGCGGCAATTCCTTTTGCGTCATGCCGCTACCATGCCACGGAATCCATGACCCCAGGACCCAGCCCCATGCCGCAAGCCCCAGGAATCCGCAGCGTCTTTCACCTCGCCATCCATGTGCGTGACCTGGACCAGGCCCGCGCCTTCTACGGCGGCCGGCTGGGCTGCCAGGAGGGGCGCAGCACCGCCACCTGGGTGGACTTCGACTTCTTCGGCCACCAGCTCTCCCTGCATCTGGGCGAGCCCTTTGCCACCACCCGCACCGGCCGGGTGGGCGAGCATCTGGTGCCCATGCCCCACTTCGGCCTGGTGCTGCTGCTGCCCGACTGGCAGGCCCTGGCCCAGCGCCTCACGGCCGCCGGCCAGGAGTTCGTGCTCAAGCCCCAGGTGCGCTTCCCCGGCGAGCCGGGCGAGCAATGGACCATGTTCTTCGAGGACCCCTTCGGCAACCCGATCGAGGTCAAGGGCTTTGCCTCGGAGGAGGGGATCTACGCGCACTGAGGGGCCGCGATCCGCCGCGCGTATCGCCGGCGGATGGCGTAGCCTCAGCGGAACCCCATCGCCCGGCGCTGCCGCACCTCCGGCTTCACCCGGTGCTCGGCCTCCAGCTGGCTGAGGAATTCGTCGGGGGTGAAGGCCTCGCCCAGGATCTCGACCTGTTGGCGCACGGCGGCAAAGTCGCCGGGGGTGAGCTGGTCCAGGGCGGCCAGGCGCTGGCGCTGATCGGCATCGGGCGGGGTGCCGGACTCGCGCTCGAACATCAGCTCGCGCTGCCCGGGTCGCAGGGCCTTGAAGCGGATCTTGAAGGCGAAGCGTCGCAGCGCGGCCTCGTCCAGTTCCTCGAAGAGATTGGTGGTGCAGATGAAGACGCCGGCAAAACGCTCCATGCCGGCCAGCATCTCGTTGACCTCGCTGAGCTCGTAGTGGCGCTCGGCCATGCGGCGGCTGCGCAGAAAGCTGTCGGCCTCGTCCAGCAGCAGCACGGCGCCCTCGGTCTGGGCGCTTTCGAACATGCGGGCCATGTTCTGCTCGGTCTCGCCCACGAACTTGCTGGCCAGATCGCTGGCCAGCTTGATCATCAGCGGGCGGCCCAGCTCCTGGGCGATGTGCTCGGCCAGGGCGGTCTTGCCGCTGCCGGGCGGGCCGTAGAAGCACAGATTGCCGCTGCCGCGCCGGCGCAGCGCCTCCACGATGCGAGGCAGCTCGAAGCGTGATTCCACATTCAGCAGCTCCAGCGCATAGCGCGTGACCACGGGGCGGCGCGCATGCTCGTGGCCCTGCTGGCCCAGGGCGCGGTCGGCATTGGCGAGCTGGCGCTCGATCAAGGCCTCGGCCTCCAGGCCTGATTCCACGCTGCAGGGCGCGGCCAGCTCGGCAAAGCGCACCGCGGTGCGGATCTGGGCGGGCGTGAGGCCGCGGCGCTCGGCCAGGCGGGCGGCAAACTCGGCGCTCACCTGCACCCCGCCCAGGGCACGCTGCACCAGGGCGGCCCGCGCACCCGGTGGCGGCGACTTGAGCTCCAGGTGGTACTGGAAGCGGCGACGGAAGGCGGGGTCGATCTGCTC is part of the Shinella sp. XGS7 genome and harbors:
- a CDS encoding TIGR02281 family clan AA aspartic protease, with the protein product MTQKELPHSLKIATVWLGVTLLVFLGFKGWEHQQQQARIELQAGRIVLLRAPDGHFHWRGRINGVEADFLVDTGASGTALPEALARQAGLQPEGEVRSHTAGGVVQGWRSRADITLEGGVRAERLPVTVLPELRSPLLGMDLLGRMQFSQGKGRLTFEAP
- a CDS encoding VOC family protein; this encodes MRSVFHLAIHVRDLDQARAFYGGRLGCQEGRSTATWVDFDFFGHQLSLHLGEPFATTRTGRVGEHLVPMPHFGLVLLLPDWQALAQRLTAAGQEFVLKPQVRFPGEPGEQWTMFFEDPFGNPIEVKGFASEEGIYAH
- a CDS encoding PhaM family polyhydroxyalkanoate granule multifunctional regulatory protein, yielding MADSSNSFTKFVPGFDFLQGLVKNAGAALPGIGQWVAPTLNPEELEKRIEELRTVQFWLEQNARMLGATIQALEVQRMTLSTLKSMNVPLGDLSQALKVPPMPMGLPAMPEMPAMAAATKPAPKAGSSKPKKEAEPAAALPTVDPMQWWSSLSQQFTQLAANAMKDTATDAAKNLAGAIVKQSFDAAGETLKKAAAMPGAMVKKATATPRSHAGGSSGSSSSSSSKSPDARKSPRTRRSSAP